A genomic window from Winogradskyella sp. J14-2 includes:
- the ppk1 gene encoding polyphosphate kinase 1 has product MTKYKNTYINRELSWLQFNARVLQEAADEHVPLIERLRFLGIFSNNLDEFFKVRYATVKRIYDAGKGGKSELGGIKAGELLEEITEVVIEQQRESVEILNQIEQELESENIFIINETEIEKDHHEFIKNYFYHEISPALVVIILDEDVDLPELKDSAGYLTIKMSNSGGKDQFALIEISKSMERFIVLPSRGDANFIIMVDDVIRYCLDDIFNIFKYDSISSHMIKITRDGELDFDSDLSKSFIDKISRSVKGRQSGDPVRFVHDKNIAQDTLSFLLERMEIDSKDSIIPGGRYHNRRDYMDFPSLGRTDLLYDRIKPLPVKGLSLQESIFTSVAKKDYLVYTPYHTFSYVVKFLREAALDPKVRTIKITIYRLAQISHVASSLINAAKNGKYVTVSIELRARFDEEANINYAEQMQDAGVNMLFGVPGLKVHSKMCVIEREEDHKLKRYGFISTGNFNESTAKFYTDFTLLTSNSKILKDINKVFNFLEVNYIVNRYKHIIASPHYTKTKLFSLIDKEIENAKNGKNAYIKLKMNSISSYKMVDKLYEASRAGVKIQMIVRGLCCLIPGVQGMSENIEIISIVDKFLEHTRLYIFSNNDNPAVYISSADWMTRNIEHRVEVSCPIYDEDIKQELQDLFEICWNDNVKARHINEKQDNTYRRNDKQKVRAQFDTYNYYLKKLEG; this is encoded by the coding sequence ATGACAAAATATAAAAACACATACATAAACAGAGAATTAAGCTGGTTACAATTTAACGCACGCGTACTGCAGGAAGCTGCAGACGAGCACGTACCACTTATTGAACGTCTGAGGTTTTTAGGTATTTTTTCTAATAACTTAGATGAGTTTTTTAAAGTTAGATATGCAACTGTTAAGCGAATTTATGATGCAGGAAAAGGCGGCAAAAGTGAGCTTGGCGGCATTAAAGCAGGCGAGTTGCTAGAAGAAATTACCGAGGTGGTTATTGAGCAACAACGAGAGAGTGTAGAAATTTTAAACCAAATTGAGCAAGAGCTTGAGAGTGAAAACATTTTTATTATAAATGAAACTGAGATAGAAAAAGATCATCATGAATTTATAAAAAACTATTTCTATCATGAAATCAGTCCGGCACTTGTTGTAATTATTTTAGACGAAGATGTAGACCTACCAGAACTTAAAGATAGTGCAGGCTACTTAACCATTAAGATGTCTAATTCGGGCGGAAAAGACCAATTTGCGCTTATTGAAATTTCTAAAAGCATGGAGCGCTTTATTGTTTTACCAAGTAGAGGTGATGCCAACTTTATAATAATGGTAGACGATGTTATTAGATATTGTTTAGATGATATTTTCAATATTTTTAAGTATGACTCTATTTCGTCCCATATGATAAAAATTACTAGAGATGGTGAGCTAGACTTTGATAGCGATCTCAGCAAAAGCTTTATAGACAAAATATCTCGTAGTGTAAAAGGACGACAAAGTGGTGATCCTGTAAGGTTTGTGCATGATAAAAATATAGCACAAGACACATTGAGTTTCCTTCTAGAACGGATGGAAATAGACTCCAAAGATAGTATTATCCCTGGCGGTCGCTACCATAACCGTAGAGATTACATGGATTTTCCGAGTTTAGGAAGGACGGATTTGCTATACGATAGGATAAAACCATTACCTGTTAAGGGTTTGAGTTTACAAGAAAGTATATTTACTTCAGTAGCCAAAAAGGATTATTTAGTTTACACACCCTATCACACCTTCTCTTATGTTGTTAAGTTTTTACGAGAAGCAGCTCTAGATCCAAAAGTAAGAACCATAAAGATTACAATTTACAGGCTGGCTCAAATATCTCATGTAGCTAGCTCGCTAATAAATGCTGCCAAAAACGGAAAGTATGTTACAGTTTCTATAGAACTAAGAGCCCGTTTTGATGAAGAGGCCAATATTAATTATGCAGAACAAATGCAAGATGCAGGTGTTAATATGTTATTTGGGGTTCCTGGATTAAAAGTGCATAGTAAAATGTGCGTAATAGAACGGGAAGAAGACCATAAGCTTAAACGCTACGGTTTTATAAGTACAGGTAATTTTAACGAGTCTACAGCCAAATTTTATACAGATTTTACACTTCTTACTTCAAACTCTAAAATCTTAAAAGACATAAATAAGGTATTCAACTTTTTAGAAGTTAATTACATCGTTAACAGATACAAACATATAATAGCTTCACCTCATTATACTAAAACTAAATTATTTTCTCTAATTGATAAAGAAATTGAGAATGCCAAAAATGGTAAAAATGCTTATATAAAGTTAAAGATGAACAGTATAAGTAGCTATAAGATGGTTGATAAGCTGTACGAAGCAAGCAGAGCTGGTGTTAAAATACAAATGATTGTGAGAGGCCTTTGCTGTTTAATACCAGGTGTCCAAGGCATGAGCGAAAATATTGAGATTATAAGCATAGTAGATAAGTTTTTAGAACATACACGCCTATACATATTTTCTAATAATGATAATCCTGCGGTGTACATATCTTCTGCAGATTGGATGACAAGAAATATTGAACATAGGGTAGAAGTGAGTTGTCCAATTTATGATGAAGACATAAAACAAGAATTACAAGATCTGTTTGAGATTTGCTGGAATGATAATGTAAAGGCTAGACATATTAATGAAAAACAAGACAATACCTACCGAAGAAACGATAAACAGAAAGTAAGAGCGCAGTTTGATACATATAATTATTATTTAAAAAAGTTAGAAGGATAA